The genomic region GCGCCGACGGCCACGTCACCGCTGGCGACCGCGTCGTCGGCGGGCTCGAACAGCGGCGCGTCGACGACCCAGGTGAAGGCGAACTGGCTCTCGTCGATGAGCCCGCAGCGCTGGCCGATCTCCAGGCGCGCGGCGCCCAGGAGCGCCCGGCTGGACTTGGGGGTGCCGGCGGCGAAGAAGATGCAGTCGCCCGGCTGGGCGCCGGTGTGGGCGGCCAGGCCGGCCTTCTCCTCCTCGGAGAGGTTCTTGGCCACCGGCCCGCCGAGCTCGCCCTCGGCGGAGATCGTGACGTAGGCGAGGCCCTTGGCACCGCGCTGCTTGGCCCACTCCTGCCAGGCGTCGAACTGCCGGCGCGGCTGGCTGGCGCCGCCGGGCATGACCACGGCCCCGACGTACGGCGCCTGGAAGACGCGGAACGTCGTGTCGGCGAAGTACGCCGTGCAATCGACGAGCTCCTGGCCCATCCGCAGGTCCGGCTTGTCGGAACCGAAGCGAGCCATCGCGTCGGCGTAGGTGATCCGCGGGATCGGTCGCGGGATCTCGTGGCCCTCCAGGGCCCAGATCGCCGCGAGGACCTCCTCCATCAGCGCGATGACGTCGTCCTGGTCCACGAAGCTCATCTCGATGTCGAGCTGGGTGAACTCCGGCTGGCGGTCGGCGCGGAAGTCCTCGTCGCGGTAGCAGCGCGCGATCTGGTAGTAGCGCTCCATGCCGCCGACCATCAGCAGCTGCTTGAACAGCTGCGGGCTCTGCGGCAGGGCGTACCAGCTGCCCGGGTGCAGGCGAGCCGGCACCAGGAAGTCGCGGGCGCCCTCGGGGGTGGAGCGGGTCAGCGTCGGGGTCTCGATCTCGACGAAGTCGTGGCGGTCGAGCACGTCGCGGGCGGCCTTGTTGATCTTGCTGCGCAGGCGCAGGATCCGGTTCGGCTCGCTGCGGCGCAGGTCGAGGTAGCGGTACTTGAGGCGGGTCTCCTCCCCCACCTCGCCGCCCTTGGAGCTCGCCGCGTCGTCGATCGGGAACGGCAGCGGCGCGGCGGTGCTGAGCACCTCGACGTCGGTGGCGACGACCTCGATCTCGCCGGTCGCGAGGTTGGGGTTCTCGTTGCCGGCCAGGCGGGCGGTCACCTCGCCGGTGATCTTGAGGCAGTACTCGTTGCGCAGGCTGTGGGCGACCGCCTCGTCGCGGACGACCACCTGGACGACGCCGCTGGCCTCACGCAGGTCGAGGAACGCCACGCCCCCGTGATCGCGACGGCGCGCCACCCACCCGGCGAGGGTGACGGTCTGGCCGACGTGCTCGGCGCGCAGGGCGCCGGCGTCATGGGTGCGGATCACGAGAGGGACTCCTTGGTGTGGTGCTGCTGGGTGAGGTGGGTGACGAGCTCGGCGAGCGGTACGGCGACCTGCTCCCCGCTCGCCATGGTCTTGACCTGCGCGACCCCGGCCTCGAGGTCGCGCTCGCCGAGGACCACCACGGCGGGGGCGCCGGAGCGGTCAGCGGACTTCATCGCGCCCTTGAGGCCGCGCTCGCCGAACACCTGGTCGGTGCGCAGCCCGGCGCGGCGCAGCTGGGCAACCAGCGCCGGGGCCGCGGTGCGTCCCGCGGCGCCGAGCGGGACGACGTACACGTCGAGCGCGGAGGGCGGGCCGACCTGGAGGCCCTCGGCCTGGCAGGCGAGGTAGGTGCGGTCCAGGCCCAGGCCGAAGCCGATGCCGGAGAGCTCCTGGCCGCCGAGGTCGGCCATCAGGCCGTCGTAGCGCCCGCCGCCGCCGATGCCCGACTGGGCGCCGAGGCCGTCGTGGACGAACTCGAAGGTGGTGCGCGTGTAGTAGTCCAGCCCGCGCACCATGCGCGGGTTCACGACGTAGCGGGTGCCGTGCCCGTCGAGCAGGCGGCGTACGGCGGCGAAGTGCTCGGCGCAGGCCTCGCACAGGTGGTCGAGCATGAGCGGGGCATCGGCGAGCTGGGCGATCACCTCGGGGCGCTTGTCGTCGAGCACGCGCAGCGGGTTGATCCGGGCGCGCTCGCGGGTCGCCTCGTCGAGGTCGAGGCCCTCGAGGAAGGCCACCAGCGTCTCGCGGTACGGCGGGCGGCACTCCCGACAGCCCAGCGACGTGAGCTCCAGCCGGTAGCCGGTCAGGCCGAGCGAGCGGTAGCCCTCGTCGGCGATGGAGACGACCTCGGCGTCGAGCGCGGGGTCGTCGGAGCCGATCGCCTCCACGCCGAACTGCTGCAGCTGGCGGTAGCGGCCGTGCTGGGGACGCTCGGCGCGGAAGAACGGGCCGGTGTACCAGAGCTTCACCGGCAGCTGGCCGCGGTCGAGGCGGTGCTCGATGACGCTGCGCATCACGCCGGCGGTGCCCTCGGGACGCAGCGTCAGGGAGCGGTCACCGCGATCGGTGAAGGTGTACATCTCCTTGGAGACCACGTCGGTGGACTCGCCCACGCCGCGCACGTAGAGCGCGGTGTCCTCGAAGATCGGCAGCTCGATGTAGCCGTAGCCGGCCAGGACGGCGGGTCGGGTGAGCGCCTCGCGCACGGCGAGCCAGGCGCCGGACTCGGGCGGGAGGTACTCCGGGACGCCCTTGGGCGCCGAGAGGGTGTCGGACATCTGTTCACAGACCTCGGGTGACTCGTCCCGCGTCGCCACTCTCGAGGAGGTCGCGCAGGTAGGGGTTGGTCGCACGCTCGCGACCGATGGACGTCTGCTCGCCATGACCCGGCAGCACGACGATGTCGTCGGGCAGGGTCAGCACCTTGTCGGCGAGGCTGCGCAGGATGGTGGGGTGATCGCCGCCGGGCAGGTCGGTGCGCCCGATGGAGCCCGCGAAGAGCAGGTCCCCGGAGAACATCACCTCGGAGATCTCCGGCTGCGCGTCGTACGGCGTGCGGAAGGTGACCGAGCCCTGGGTGTGTCCCGGGGTGTGGTCGACCACGAAGCGCAGTCCGGCCAGCTCGAGCTCCTGGCCGTCGCCGAGCTCGCGCACGTCGTCGGGCTCGGCCCACTCGTGCTTGGCACCCAGCAGCATCTGGGTGGTCTCGCGCGACATGCCCGCCATCGGGTCGGTGAGCAGGTGGCGGTCCGAGGGATGGATCCACGCGGTGGCGTCGTAGGTGCCCGCGACCGGGGCGACGCACCACATGTGGTCGACGTGGCCGTGGGTGACCAGCACCGCGACGGGCTTGAGGCGGTGCTCGCGCACGACCTCCGCCACGCCGTCGGCGGCGTCCTTGCCCGGGTCGATGACCACGCACTCGGTGCCGGGACCGGTCGCGGCGACATAGCAGTTCGTGCCCCACGGACCCGCGGGGAAGCCGGCGATCAACACCCCGCCACACTATCGAGGCAGGCGCATCCGCGCCTCATCGGCTGTTCGGCCACGACCGAGGGGCCCCGCAAGGTGGCTGTGACGACTAGCATGGCGCCTGCGTGTCCGACACCAGCGAAGAGGAACACCAGTGACGAGCCATGAGTGGGGCCGCGTCGACGACGACGGCACCGTCTACGTCAGGACCGCCGACGGCGAGCGGTCGGTCGGTCAGTACCCCGAGGGCACCCCGGAGGAGGCCCTGGCGTTCTTCACCGAGCGCTACGCCGCGCTCGCCTTCGAGGTCGAGCTCCTCGAGAAGCGCGTGCAGTCCGGCGTGCTCTCCCCCGAGGAGGCGGTCGAGTCGGTGAAGACCGTCCGTGCCCAGGTCACCGACGCCAACGCCGTCGGCGACCTCGCCACGCTCGGCGCGCGCCTGGACGCCCTCGGGCCGGTGATCGCCGCGCAGCGCGAGGTCCGCCGCAAGGAGAAGGCGCAGAAGGCGGCCGAGACCCGCGCGGCCAAGGAGAAGGTCGTCGTCGAGGCCGAGCGTCTCGCCGAGAGCAGCGACTGGCGCAATGGTGCGAACCGGCTGCGCGACCTGCTCGAGGAGTGGAAGGCGCTGCCGCGCATCGACCGCAGCTCCGATGACGCCCTGTGGCGACGGTTCTCGACCGCGCGCACGGCGTACACCCGGCGGCGCAAGGCGCACTTCGCCGAGCAGAACGAGAAGCGCGAGAGCGCCCGGGCGATCAAGGAGCGCCTGGTCGTGGAGGCCGAGGCGGTGCAGGACTCCACCGACTGGGGTCTCACCGCGGGCCGCTACCGCGACCTGATGCGCGACTGGAAGGCCGCCGGCCCCGCGCCCAAGGACGTCGACGACGCCCTGTGGAAGCGGTTCCGCGCCGCGCAGGACCACTTCTTCGGCGCTCGTGACGCCGCGAACGCCGCGCTCGACGAGGAGTTCGCCGCCAACGCCGTCGTCAAGGAGGAGCTGCTGGTCGAGGCCGAGCAGCTGCTCCCGATCCAGGACCTCGACGCCGCCAAGCGGGCCTTCCGCGACCTCGCCGACCGCTGGGACGCTGCCGGCAAGGTGCCGCGCGACCGGATGAAGGACCTCGAGGGTCGCTTCCGCAAGGTCGAGCAGGCCCTGCGCGCCGTCGAGGACGAGCAGTGGCGCCGTTCGGACCCGGAGAAGTCCGCGCGTGCCGAGGACCTCGTCTCCAAGCTCGAGGCCGCCATCGCCCAGGTCGAGGCCGACCTGGAGAAGGCACGCAGCGCCGGGCAGGACAAGAAGGTCCGCGACCTCGAGGAGAACCTCGCCTCGCGCCAGTCCTTCCTGGAGATGGCCCGCCGCGCCAGCGCCGACTACTCCGGCTGACCCCCTCGACGAAAGAACCCCCGGCCCTGAGGGTCGGGGGTTCCGTCGTTGAATCGAGAGTTGTGACGGTCGAATCGAGAGTTCTGACCACTCGAGTCGAGACGTACGCCGCCACCAGCGCCGACTCGGCGCACCACTGGCGCCGACTCGCGCAACCATTGGCGCCGACTCGCGGGAAGGGCGGGGCTACTGGGTGACGCGGTAGGCGTCGAAGACGCCGGGTACGCCGCGGACCGCCTTGATCACGTCGTCGAGGTGCTTGGCCTCGGCCATCTCGAAGCTGAACCGGCTCTTCGCGACCCGGTCGTGGGTGGTGGAGAGGCTGGCGCTGAGGATGTTCACGTGGGCGTCCGAGAGCGCCATGGTGATGTCGGACAGTAGCCGGGCCCGGTCCAGCGCCTCGACCTGGATGTTGACCAGGAACGTCGAGTCCGAGGTGGGTGCCCACTCGACCTCGACGAGCTTCTCCGGCTGCGCCTGGAGCGCCGAGGCGTTGGTGCAGTCGGTGCGGTGCACCGAGACGCCCCCGCCCTTGGTGACGAAGCCGAGGATCTCGTCGGGCGGCACCGGGGTGCAGCACTTGGCGAGCTTGACCCACACCTCCGAGGTGCCCTTGACGATGACGCCCGCGTGGCTGCCGCCGGCGACCTGCGGACGACTGCGCCGCCCGGTGATCGTGACGGCCTCGGCGAGGTCCTCCTGGGCCCCGTCGTTGCCGCCGTGCTCCTCGATGACGCGCTTGACGACCGCCTGGGCCGACAGGTTGCCCTCGCCGACCGCGGCGTACAGCGCGGAGACGTCGGCGATGTTGAAGTGCGCGGCGGCCAGGGTCAGCGACTCGTGCGACATCAGCCGCTTGAGGGGCAGCCCCTCCTTGCGCATGAGCTTGGCGATCTGCTCCTTGCCGCGCTCGATCGCCTCCTCGCGGCGCTCCTTGGTGAACCACTGGCGGATCTTCGAGCGCGCCCGCGGCGACTTCACGAAGGTCAGCCAGTCACGCGAGGGGCCGGCGTTGGCCGACTTGGAGGTGAAGACCTCCACCACGTCGCCGTTGTCGAGGGTCGACTCCAGCGGCACCAGGCGCCCGTTGACCCGTGCGCCGATCGTGTGGTGCCCGACCTCGGTGTGCACGGCGTAGGCGAAGTCCACCGGCGTCGCGCCGGCCGGCAGCGCCATCACGTCGCCGCGCGGGGTGAAGACGTAGACCTCCGCGCGGTTCATCTCGAAGCGCAGCGACTCCAGGAACTCCCCCGGGTCCTCGACCTCGCTCTGCCAGTCGAGCAGGGTGCGCACCCAGGTCATGTCGTCCATGTCGCCGGCACGGTCGGTGTCGACGCCGGCGCGGTTGTTCTCCTTGTACTTCCAGTGCGCCGCCACGCCGTACTCCGCACGCCGGTGCATCGCATAGGTGCGGATCTGCAGCTCCACCGGCTTGCCCTGCGGGCCGATCACGGTGGTGTGCAGCGACTGGTACATGTTGAACTTCGGCATCGCGACGTAGTCCTTGAACCGGCCCAGGACCGGGTTCCAGCGCGAGTGCAGTACGCCGAGGACGCTGTAGCAGTCACGGTCGTCCTCGACGAGGATCCGGATGCCGACCAGGTCGTAGATGTCGGAGAAGTCGCGGCCCCCGACGATCATCTTCTGATAGATCGAGTAGTAGTGCTTCGGGCGCCCGGTGACGGTCGCCTTGATCTTCGCCTCGCGCAGGTCGTGCTCGACCTGCTTGATCACCTCGGCCAGGAACTGATCGCGCGAGGGCGCCCGCTCGGCGACCAGACGCACGATCTCGTCGTAGATCTTGGGGTGCAGGGTCGCAAACGCGAGGTCCTCCAGCTCCCACTTGATCGTGTTCATGCCGAGGCGGTGGGCCAGCGGCGCGTAGATGTCGAGGGTCTCGCGGGCCTTGCGCTCCTGGGTCTCCTGCTTGACGTAGCGCAGGGTCCGCATGTTGTGCAGGCGGTCCGCGAGCTTGATGACCAGCACCCGGATGTCGCGCGACATCGCGACGATCATCTTGCGGATCGTCTCGG from Nocardioides sp. dk884 harbors:
- the aspS gene encoding aspartate--tRNA ligase; translation: MIRTHDAGALRAEHVGQTVTLAGWVARRRDHGGVAFLDLREASGVVQVVVRDEAVAHSLRNEYCLKITGEVTARLAGNENPNLATGEIEVVATDVEVLSTAAPLPFPIDDAASSKGGEVGEETRLKYRYLDLRRSEPNRILRLRSKINKAARDVLDRHDFVEIETPTLTRSTPEGARDFLVPARLHPGSWYALPQSPQLFKQLLMVGGMERYYQIARCYRDEDFRADRQPEFTQLDIEMSFVDQDDVIALMEEVLAAIWALEGHEIPRPIPRITYADAMARFGSDKPDLRMGQELVDCTAYFADTTFRVFQAPYVGAVVMPGGASQPRRQFDAWQEWAKQRGAKGLAYVTISAEGELGGPVAKNLSEEEKAGLAAHTGAQPGDCIFFAAGTPKSSRALLGAARLEIGQRCGLIDESQFAFTWVVDAPLFEPADDAVASGDVAVGAGAWTAVHHAFTSPKPEFLDNLEADPGAALAFAYDIVCNGSELGGGSIRIHREDVQKRVFEVMGIGPEEAQEKFGFLLDAFKFGAPPHGGIAVGMDRIVAILSGADSIRDVIAFPKSGAGFDPLTAAPAPITPQQRKEAGVDAAPAKEVPAGG
- the hisS gene encoding histidine--tRNA ligase, coding for MSDTLSAPKGVPEYLPPESGAWLAVREALTRPAVLAGYGYIELPIFEDTALYVRGVGESTDVVSKEMYTFTDRGDRSLTLRPEGTAGVMRSVIEHRLDRGQLPVKLWYTGPFFRAERPQHGRYRQLQQFGVEAIGSDDPALDAEVVSIADEGYRSLGLTGYRLELTSLGCRECRPPYRETLVAFLEGLDLDEATRERARINPLRVLDDKRPEVIAQLADAPLMLDHLCEACAEHFAAVRRLLDGHGTRYVVNPRMVRGLDYYTRTTFEFVHDGLGAQSGIGGGGRYDGLMADLGGQELSGIGFGLGLDRTYLACQAEGLQVGPPSALDVYVVPLGAAGRTAAPALVAQLRRAGLRTDQVFGERGLKGAMKSADRSGAPAVVVLGERDLEAGVAQVKTMASGEQVAVPLAELVTHLTQQHHTKESLS
- a CDS encoding MBL fold metallo-hydrolase: MLIAGFPAGPWGTNCYVAATGPGTECVVIDPGKDAADGVAEVVREHRLKPVAVLVTHGHVDHMWCVAPVAGTYDATAWIHPSDRHLLTDPMAGMSRETTQMLLGAKHEWAEPDDVRELGDGQELELAGLRFVVDHTPGHTQGSVTFRTPYDAQPEISEVMFSGDLLFAGSIGRTDLPGGDHPTILRSLADKVLTLPDDIVVLPGHGEQTSIGRERATNPYLRDLLESGDAGRVTRGL
- a CDS encoding DUF349 domain-containing protein gives rise to the protein MTSHEWGRVDDDGTVYVRTADGERSVGQYPEGTPEEALAFFTERYAALAFEVELLEKRVQSGVLSPEEAVESVKTVRAQVTDANAVGDLATLGARLDALGPVIAAQREVRRKEKAQKAAETRAAKEKVVVEAERLAESSDWRNGANRLRDLLEEWKALPRIDRSSDDALWRRFSTARTAYTRRRKAHFAEQNEKRESARAIKERLVVEAEAVQDSTDWGLTAGRYRDLMRDWKAAGPAPKDVDDALWKRFRAAQDHFFGARDAANAALDEEFAANAVVKEELLVEAEQLLPIQDLDAAKRAFRDLADRWDAAGKVPRDRMKDLEGRFRKVEQALRAVEDEQWRRSDPEKSARAEDLVSKLEAAIAQVEADLEKARSAGQDKKVRDLEENLASRQSFLEMARRASADYSG
- a CDS encoding RelA/SpoT family protein, yielding MRARLARMGTRNQTANPVLEPLFRAVRANHPKADLALIERAYKTAEAQHGAQMRKSGDPYITHPLAVTTILAGIGMTEPTLVASLLHDTVEDTPYTLDQLRADFGEEVARLVDGVTKLDKVQYGETAEAETIRKMIVAMSRDIRVLVIKLADRLHNMRTLRYVKQETQERKARETLDIYAPLAHRLGMNTIKWELEDLAFATLHPKIYDEIVRLVAERAPSRDQFLAEVIKQVEHDLREAKIKATVTGRPKHYYSIYQKMIVGGRDFSDIYDLVGIRILVEDDRDCYSVLGVLHSRWNPVLGRFKDYVAMPKFNMYQSLHTTVIGPQGKPVELQIRTYAMHRRAEYGVAAHWKYKENNRAGVDTDRAGDMDDMTWVRTLLDWQSEVEDPGEFLESLRFEMNRAEVYVFTPRGDVMALPAGATPVDFAYAVHTEVGHHTIGARVNGRLVPLESTLDNGDVVEVFTSKSANAGPSRDWLTFVKSPRARSKIRQWFTKERREEAIERGKEQIAKLMRKEGLPLKRLMSHESLTLAAAHFNIADVSALYAAVGEGNLSAQAVVKRVIEEHGGNDGAQEDLAEAVTITGRRSRPQVAGGSHAGVIVKGTSEVWVKLAKCCTPVPPDEILGFVTKGGGVSVHRTDCTNASALQAQPEKLVEVEWAPTSDSTFLVNIQVEALDRARLLSDITMALSDAHVNILSASLSTTHDRVAKSRFSFEMAEAKHLDDVIKAVRGVPGVFDAYRVTQ